The following proteins are encoded in a genomic region of Struthio camelus isolate bStrCam1 chromosome 3, bStrCam1.hap1, whole genome shotgun sequence:
- the LOC104142944 gene encoding transmembrane protein 121, with the protein MVPPPPVSKPHVCLSTVLIMSSLILMDAYLVEQSQGSRKLGICVMVAVGDVCFLLVLRYVAIWVGAEVKTAKRGYAMILWFLYVFVLEIKVYFVYQNYKADRKSLDLMARKALTLLLSICIPALYVLLVATEHMEYVRTFKKKEDLRNRLFWVIVDVLDVLDIQANLWEPQKKGLPLWAEGIMFFYCYILLLVLPCVSLCEISMQGIGIMPHRMMLYPMLSMLTVNITTIFIRGSNMVFFRDARVSSIFMGKNMLAIGLKICMFVQYQRHRHHASLGPGPGLGPGPAPQHGSQTQPPSPGLCKSQDQSACPDELTRDNT; encoded by the coding sequence ATGGTCCCCCCACCACCTGTCAGCAAGCCCCATGTGTGCCTCTCCACCGTGCTCATCATGAGCAGCCTCATCCTCATGGACGCCTACCTGGTGGAGCAGAGCCAGGGCTCCAGGAAGCTGGGCATCTGCGTCATGGTGGCAGTGGGCGACGTGTGTTTTCTGCTGGTGCTCCGCTATGTGGCCATCTGGGTTGGGGCGGAGGTAAAGACAGCCAAGCGGGGCTATGCCATGATCCTCTGGTTCCTGTATGTCTTCGTTCTGGAGATCAAAGTCTACTTTGTGTACCAGAACTATAAAGCTGACCGGAAAAGCCTGGACCTCATGGCCCGCAAAGCCCTGACCTTGCTGCTCTCCATCTGCATCCCAGCCCTCTACGTGCTGTTGGTGGCCACGGAGCACATGGAGTACGTCAGGACGTTCAAGAAGAAAGAGGATCTCCGCAATCGCCTCTTCTGGGTCATCGTGGACGTGCTGGATGTGCTGGATATCCAGGCCAACCTGTGGGAGCCCCAGAAGAAGGGGTTGCCACTCTGGGCTGAGGGCATCATGTTCTTCTACTGCTATATCTTGCTCCTGGTCCTCCCCTGTGTATCCCTCTGCGAGATCAGCATGCAAGGGATTGGCATCATGCCACATCGGATGATGTTGTACCCCATGCTAAGCATGCTCACTGTCAACATCACCACCATCTTTATCCGAGGCAGCAACATGGTCTTCTTCAGGGATGCCCGGGTCTCCAGCATCTTCATGGGCAAGAACATGCTGGCTATTGGACTGAAGATCTGCATGTTTGTGCAGTACCAGCGACACCGGCACCATGCATCcctgggcccgggcccgggcctgggcccaggcccagccccacagcatggCTCCCAGACCCAGCCACCGTCCCCTGGGCTGTGCAAGTCTCAGGACCAGTCGGCCTGCCCCGATGAGCTAACCCGGGACAACACGTGA